A genomic segment from Rubrobacter tropicus encodes:
- a CDS encoding RidA family protein yields the protein MGLKSRLQDLGFELPPVPTPAGSYVPATRTGDLIFTAGQLPFSDGVLHRAGKVGAAVTLEEAQEAARLCALNATAAAAEKAGGPDSLGSVVKVTGFVASAPGFNGQPDVLNGASELLGQLFGEAGLHARSAVGVAELPLDAPVEVEVIFGLDPPA from the coding sequence ATGGGCCTCAAGAGCCGTCTCCAAGACCTCGGCTTCGAGCTCCCACCCGTACCAACCCCGGCAGGCTCCTACGTCCCGGCAACGCGGACGGGGGACCTGATCTTCACGGCCGGCCAACTCCCGTTCAGCGACGGGGTACTCCACCGCGCCGGAAAAGTGGGCGCGGCCGTCACGCTGGAGGAGGCCCAAGAGGCGGCCAGGCTCTGCGCCCTCAACGCCACCGCCGCCGCCGCGGAGAAAGCCGGCGGCCCGGACAGCCTTGGCAGCGTCGTAAAAGTCACGGGCTTCGTCGCCTCGGCGCCGGGCTTCAACGGCCAGCCCGACGTCCTGAACGGGGCATCCGAGCTTCTCGGGCAACTCTTCGGTGAAGCCGGCCTGCACGCCCGTTCGGCCGTTGGCGTCGCCGAGCTTCCCCTCGACGCGCCCGTCGAGGTTGAGGTCATATTCGGCCTCGACCCACCCGCCTGA
- a CDS encoding flavin reductase family protein, whose protein sequence is MDRDPHERGAVLGALRHLTHGVYVLGTRRGRQSNAMSASWVMQTSERPPCVAVAVRNDRYSHDIILESETFALSVLRDDQVNVATHFGETSGEYEDKLRGVPYGLTPNGSPYLLDCLAYLDCRVMDRARAGDHTVVVGEVTAGETLDTNYPLIYDPGEYEEALR, encoded by the coding sequence TTGGACAGGGATCCCCACGAGCGCGGCGCCGTCCTCGGCGCCCTTCGCCACCTTACCCACGGGGTCTACGTGCTCGGCACCCGCCGCGGCCGCCAATCGAACGCGATGTCGGCCTCCTGGGTGATGCAGACCTCGGAACGCCCCCCCTGCGTGGCCGTGGCCGTCAGAAACGACCGCTACTCCCACGACATCATCCTGGAGAGCGAGACTTTCGCCCTCAGCGTCCTGCGCGACGACCAGGTGAACGTGGCGACCCACTTCGGCGAGACGAGCGGCGAGTACGAAGACAAGCTGCGCGGCGTCCCCTACGGCCTCACCCCGAACGGCTCGCCCTACCTCCTCGACTGCCTGGCCTACCTCGACTGCCGCGTGATGGACCGCGCCCGAGCCGGCGACCACACGGTCGTTGTCGGCGAGGTTACTGCCGGGGAGACCCTCGACACCAACTACCCGCTCATCTACGACCCCGGCGAGTACGAAGAGGCCCTGCGCTAG
- a CDS encoding PrsW family intramembrane metalloprotease, which translates to MSASLVGIGVLQAVLYLFFIRAIDLYERESLRYVIPVFVWGFAVATTVSLIFNTIASVTISSLAGNQAATFFTAVFVAPPVEETAKGLALLIAFLVAYAAARRRGLVEFAGVMDGIVYGSAVGFGFAIAEDILYGLQFGSETFVMRRIFGGFAHAAFTSLTGIGIGLIPWVRGGFLKVLLPLLGLLAAILLHATFNFVATVFGPVAYVGLFVVLLIYAAIIIVWLTMERRMIRTELRDEVGAGTITPQEYSILPSYFRKTIYYLGLIFSGQFTTWRRARALHGTAVELAVSKRLARRADTAIRRDRVLALRNKVVALRGGMAPRTGT; encoded by the coding sequence TTGAGCGCCTCGCTGGTTGGGATCGGTGTACTACAGGCCGTGCTCTACCTGTTCTTTATAAGGGCTATCGACCTGTACGAGCGCGAGTCGTTGCGGTACGTGATACCCGTGTTCGTCTGGGGGTTCGCGGTCGCCACGACGGTCTCGCTCATCTTCAACACCATAGCGTCCGTCACCATAAGCAGCCTCGCCGGAAATCAGGCCGCCACCTTCTTTACGGCCGTCTTCGTGGCGCCGCCGGTCGAGGAGACCGCGAAGGGCCTCGCGCTGCTCATAGCGTTCCTGGTGGCATACGCGGCGGCCCGCAGGCGCGGGCTCGTCGAGTTCGCGGGGGTCATGGACGGCATCGTCTACGGGTCGGCGGTCGGTTTCGGGTTCGCCATCGCCGAGGACATCCTTTACGGGTTGCAGTTCGGGTCCGAGACCTTCGTGATGCGCAGGATCTTCGGCGGCTTCGCCCACGCCGCGTTCACCTCGCTCACGGGCATCGGGATCGGCCTCATCCCCTGGGTCCGCGGCGGTTTCTTGAAGGTTCTGCTGCCCCTGCTCGGCCTGCTCGCGGCCATCCTGCTGCACGCGACCTTCAACTTTGTCGCCACCGTGTTCGGGCCGGTCGCCTACGTGGGGTTGTTCGTCGTCTTGCTGATCTACGCCGCGATCATAATCGTGTGGCTTACCATGGAGCGGCGCATGATCCGGACCGAGCTCCGCGACGAGGTCGGCGCCGGCACCATAACGCCGCAGGAGTACTCCATACTCCCTAGTTACTTCCGAAAGACTATCTACTACTTGGGCCTGATCTTCTCGGGCCAGTTCACGACCTGGCGCCGCGCCCGCGCGTTGCACGGGACCGCCGTCGAGCTGGCCGTCTCCAAGCGCCTCGCCCGCCGGGCGGACACCGCGATCCGCCGCGACCGGGTGCTGGCCCTGCGAAACAAGGTGGTGGCGCTGAGGGGGGGGATGGCCCCGCGGACGGGCACCTGA
- the mobA gene encoding molybdenum cofactor guanylyltransferase yields the protein MLAGGRSRRMGRDKLALEVGGETLIQHVANALSRRCDEVILAGRVNEVLRNVRGVEDARPGEGPLAGLEAGLREARFPLVFAAAGDLPFLSPELISYLLDELVGRGVQAVVPRRGGRLHPLCAAYQRSILPHVVSALDEGVRSVGEFVGRLGRVAYVEEAEILPFGDPDMLLMNVNTPGDLRRARELAGG from the coding sequence ATCCTCGCCGGCGGACGGAGCCGCAGGATGGGCCGGGACAAGCTGGCCCTCGAAGTGGGTGGCGAAACCCTGATCCAACACGTCGCGAACGCCCTCTCGCGCCGCTGCGACGAGGTGATCCTGGCAGGCCGTGTCAACGAGGTTCTCCGAAACGTCCGCGGGGTCGAAGACGCCAGGCCCGGTGAAGGACCGCTCGCCGGCCTGGAAGCGGGGCTTCGAGAGGCCCGCTTCCCGCTGGTCTTCGCCGCGGCCGGCGACCTGCCTTTCTTGAGTCCCGAACTGATCTCGTACCTCCTCGACGAGCTCGTCGGGCGCGGGGTCCAGGCGGTGGTTCCGCGTCGCGGGGGAAGGCTTCACCCGCTCTGCGCCGCGTACCAGAGATCCATCCTGCCGCACGTGGTATCGGCCCTCGACGAAGGGGTACGGTCCGTGGGCGAGTTCGTCGGACGGTTGGGGCGGGTCGCCTACGTGGAGGAGGCGGAGATCCTGCCGTTCGGCGACCCCGACATGCTCCTGATGAACGTCAACACGCCCGGGGATCTGCGCCGGGCGAGGGAATTGGCCGGCGGTTGA
- a CDS encoding YdcF family protein: protein MSGIPFKGLLFGLLELLSVYRGRGFRGHDSSGAGPSVAVVLGTQVLAGGRPSRTLEARVLHAARMYAAGGIDRLVVTGGLGKHPPTEAEVMARILGQDGVPDEAVEIEDKAESTWDSARLLADVLAGHGVREVLVVTDPLHCVRTAAAFERVGICARPEPVYSSPMWRDPWLRRGQFFRESGALVWYAMRYGVGGRSGR, encoded by the coding sequence TTGAGCGGTATTCCTTTTAAAGGACTGCTCTTCGGGCTCCTCGAGCTGCTGTCTGTCTACCGGGGCAGGGGATTTCGTGGGCACGATTCCTCGGGGGCGGGGCCTTCCGTGGCGGTCGTGCTCGGGACGCAGGTGCTGGCCGGTGGGAGGCCGAGCCGGACGCTCGAGGCGAGGGTGCTCCACGCCGCCCGGATGTACGCCGCGGGCGGGATCGACCGCCTCGTCGTTACCGGTGGCCTCGGCAAGCACCCGCCGACCGAGGCCGAGGTCATGGCGCGAATACTCGGGCAGGATGGCGTACCCGACGAAGCCGTGGAGATCGAAGACAAGGCCGAGAGCACGTGGGACTCCGCGCGGTTGCTGGCCGACGTTCTGGCAGGGCACGGTGTACGGGAGGTACTGGTCGTGACCGATCCGCTCCACTGCGTCAGGACGGCCGCGGCTTTCGAGAGGGTGGGTATCTGCGCCCGGCCGGAGCCCGTGTATAGTAGCCCGATGTGGCGTGACCCGTGGTTGCGTCGGGGGCAGTTCTTCAGGGAAAGCGGGGCTCTGGTCTGGTACGCGATGAGGTACGGGGTGGGGGGGCGCTCGGGGCGGTAG
- a CDS encoding DMT family transporter, whose amino-acid sequence MAVSSAAVMIRLAGAPALAVAFWRCALGVLILLPPALVRKDEFPKGRSLYVGIASGVALGAHFGFWISSLDYTSVAASVVLVSNTPVFVAILAYLLFGERTTPVSFAGILVALGGTIVIAQDGSAGSAALFGNALALLGALTFTVYVLIGRSQRSAAEPVGVLPYSIVLYSAAAGALLPAALLSGDRMWGYPGETWFWLIAIAVGPQILGHTVFNWALRYVEASVISGTVLAEPVVAALLAWLVLAEKPGPVTVIGGAIVLVGIFLLLRGRRKADQPVS is encoded by the coding sequence GTGGCCGTCTCGTCGGCCGCGGTGATGATCCGGCTCGCAGGCGCCCCCGCGCTCGCCGTCGCGTTCTGGCGCTGCGCCCTGGGCGTCCTCATCCTGCTGCCGCCGGCTCTGGTCCGAAAGGACGAATTTCCGAAAGGCAGATCCCTGTACGTCGGGATCGCCTCGGGCGTGGCCCTCGGGGCGCACTTTGGGTTCTGGATCTCCTCCCTCGACTACACGAGCGTCGCGGCGAGCGTGGTGCTCGTGAGCAATACGCCGGTCTTCGTGGCGATCCTGGCCTACCTCCTCTTCGGAGAGAGGACCACGCCCGTCTCGTTCGCCGGCATCCTGGTAGCCCTCGGCGGAACCATCGTCATCGCACAGGACGGCTCCGCGGGCTCCGCCGCCCTCTTCGGCAACGCGCTGGCTCTCCTTGGGGCACTCACCTTCACGGTCTACGTCCTGATCGGGCGCTCCCAGCGCTCCGCCGCCGAACCCGTCGGCGTCCTTCCGTACTCGATAGTGCTCTACTCGGCCGCGGCGGGAGCCCTGCTGCCAGCCGCCTTGTTGTCGGGTGACAGGATGTGGGGATATCCCGGGGAGACGTGGTTCTGGCTGATCGCGATAGCCGTCGGCCCCCAGATCCTGGGCCACACCGTCTTCAACTGGGCCCTGCGCTACGTCGAAGCCTCGGTCATCTCGGGCACCGTCCTCGCCGAACCGGTGGTGGCAGCCCTCCTCGCCTGGCTCGTGCTCGCCGAGAAGCCGGGACCGGTCACGGTCATCGGCGGGGCCATCGTGCTGGTCGGGATCTTCCTGCTCCTCCGGGGACGCCGGAAAGCCGATCAGCCGGTCAGCTAG
- the cbiB gene encoding adenosylcobinamide-phosphate synthase CbiB produces MRQTYGPAVAAALLLDALLGEPPEALHPTVWMGRAISAYENRALRLKNPRDRRIAGVLLAGSLPALVFLCARSVLRFTPRGLRPVVEVALGSTTISMRGLASAAESVQRELDGGDVDAARSRVGEFVGRDTADLTPRGVSRAAVESVAENASDGVIGPMLYGFLFGAPGALAYKAVNTIDSMVGYRRGPYLELGWAGARLDDLANLAPARLTVLAVAAASGAPARTITTALRYGPLSSSPNAGYVEAAFAGALGLRLGGTNVYGGVGRPGALLGEGRPPQAGDIGRAVRLMRRLCAFLALTMLLVEGARRG; encoded by the coding sequence ATGAGGCAAACGTACGGGCCGGCGGTCGCGGCGGCCCTCCTGCTAGACGCGCTCCTCGGCGAGCCGCCCGAGGCGCTTCACCCGACCGTCTGGATGGGACGCGCGATCTCGGCCTACGAAAACCGCGCCTTACGTTTGAAGAACCCGCGGGACCGTCGAATCGCCGGTGTGTTGCTCGCCGGCTCTCTGCCGGCCCTGGTCTTCCTCTGCGCCCGCTCGGTACTTCGCTTTACACCTCGTGGTCTACGCCCGGTCGTAGAGGTCGCCCTCGGTTCGACGACGATCTCCATGCGTGGCCTCGCCTCGGCCGCCGAGTCTGTTCAGCGGGAACTGGATGGGGGAGATGTCGACGCGGCCCGCTCCCGAGTAGGTGAGTTCGTGGGGCGGGACACGGCCGACCTGACGCCGCGCGGCGTCTCCCGCGCGGCCGTCGAGTCGGTTGCGGAAAACGCGAGCGATGGCGTAATCGGCCCGATGCTCTACGGGTTCCTGTTCGGCGCCCCGGGAGCCCTCGCTTACAAGGCGGTGAACACGATCGACTCGATGGTCGGGTATCGTCGCGGGCCGTACCTGGAGCTTGGCTGGGCCGGCGCCCGCCTGGACGACCTCGCCAACCTGGCCCCCGCCCGACTGACGGTTCTCGCGGTCGCTGCTGCGTCGGGAGCTCCCGCGAGGACGATCACGACCGCCCTTCGTTATGGGCCGCTCTCATCCAGCCCGAACGCCGGATACGTGGAGGCTGCCTTCGCCGGCGCGCTCGGCCTGCGTCTGGGAGGCACGAACGTCTACGGCGGGGTCGGGCGGCCGGGGGCTCTCCTCGGGGAGGGACGCCCGCCGCAGGCGGGCGACATCGGGCGTGCCGTGCGCCTGATGCGCCGGCTCTGCGCGTTTCTCGCGCTCACGATGCTGCTGGTCGAGGGGGCCCGGCGTGGTTGA
- a CDS encoding pyridoxal phosphate-dependent aminotransferase translates to MVEGWASHPGSRHHGAHGEAASRAMGGADKGFLDFSQNINPLGAPPATLEAARRALVEDTGRYPDLSYTRLREALGGYLGVDPGSVVPTNGGAEALFLAARAAGKSGKALVLEPTFSEYAAAAEAAGMEIVRRVCRRPGNGFRIAPEVFEDLRGVAAVFLCNPNNPTGEVLGREEVLEIATRVGDAGAVLILDEAFVDFVPEASVASEMQDGLFVARSFTKFFAIPGLRLGCLVCHDVPRAQALQPSWPVNAVAAAAGIAAAGDSDFAERSVRGVARLRDGLSAALGSLPELEVFPSAANFLLVRGPAAMPERLARLGILVRGCEPFAGLGPGFFRVAVRGEEENDTLVDGIRRAL, encoded by the coding sequence GTGGTTGAGGGCTGGGCGAGCCACCCGGGCTCGCGCCACCACGGGGCGCACGGCGAGGCCGCCTCCAGGGCGATGGGGGGGGCGGACAAAGGATTTCTCGACTTCAGCCAGAACATCAACCCACTAGGTGCCCCCCCGGCCACGCTGGAGGCGGCCCGGAGGGCGTTGGTCGAGGACACCGGGCGCTACCCGGACCTCTCCTACACGCGCCTGCGGGAGGCGCTCGGCGGATACCTCGGGGTGGATCCGGGGAGCGTCGTGCCGACCAACGGGGGGGCCGAGGCCCTCTTTCTCGCGGCCAGGGCCGCCGGCAAGAGCGGGAAAGCGCTCGTGCTGGAGCCCACCTTCAGCGAGTACGCGGCTGCGGCCGAGGCGGCCGGGATGGAGATCGTTCGACGCGTCTGCCGCCGCCCGGGCAACGGCTTCCGTATCGCGCCAGAGGTATTTGAGGACTTGCGGGGGGTCGCCGCCGTCTTCCTGTGCAACCCGAACAACCCGACCGGCGAGGTGTTGGGACGAGAGGAAGTGCTGGAGATCGCCACGCGCGTCGGGGACGCCGGGGCGGTCCTGATCCTGGACGAAGCCTTCGTGGATTTCGTCCCCGAAGCGAGCGTCGCGAGCGAGATGCAAGACGGCCTCTTCGTCGCCAGGTCCTTCACCAAGTTCTTCGCCATACCGGGCCTCAGGCTCGGCTGCCTGGTCTGCCACGACGTGCCGCGGGCGCAGGCCCTGCAACCCTCCTGGCCCGTCAACGCCGTCGCCGCCGCGGCCGGCATCGCCGCCGCGGGCGATTCGGACTTCGCGGAGAGGTCCGTAAGGGGAGTAGCACGCCTGCGCGACGGCCTCTCGGCGGCGCTCGGTTCCCTGCCGGAGCTGGAAGTCTTCCCCAGCGCGGCGAACTTTCTCCTCGTCCGGGGGCCGGCGGCGATGCCGGAACGGCTGGCGCGGCTGGGCATCCTGGTGAGGGGATGCGAGCCCTTCGCGGGTCTTGGCCCGGGGTTCTTCCGGGTGGCCGTGCGTGGCGAAGAGGAAAACGATACGCTTGTGGACGGTATTCGGAGGGCGTTGTAG
- a CDS encoding bifunctional adenosylcobinamide kinase/adenosylcobinamide-phosphate guanylyltransferase → MRALRGSWPGVLPGGRAWRRGKRYACGRYSEGVVGVRALIIGGARSGKSSLAERIVAELGGDRVLYVATAILGDDPDLRRRVALHRMRRPAGWGTVEAGDLGKVPEEAGSWDAVLLDSLTLWASAHLFSVGEKETLRAFDGFLEKISALPTPFVLVSDEVGLGVVPENEAARTFRDALGLINQRAAAVAEEVHLCVAGVGVRIK, encoded by the coding sequence ATGCGAGCCCTTCGCGGGTCTTGGCCCGGGGTTCTTCCGGGTGGCCGTGCGTGGCGAAGAGGAAAACGATACGCTTGTGGACGGTATTCGGAGGGCGTTGTAGGCGTCCGGGCTCTCATCATCGGCGGCGCCAGGAGCGGCAAGAGTTCGCTTGCCGAGCGGATCGTCGCGGAACTTGGCGGGGACCGGGTCCTGTACGTGGCGACGGCCATTCTCGGGGACGACCCCGACCTCAGGCGGCGGGTCGCGCTTCACCGAATGCGCCGGCCCGCCGGCTGGGGCACGGTCGAAGCGGGAGATCTCGGAAAGGTCCCGGAGGAGGCGGGCTCCTGGGACGCGGTGCTGCTCGACTCCCTGACGTTGTGGGCCTCGGCGCACCTCTTCTCGGTGGGCGAGAAAGAGACACTGCGGGCTTTCGACGGCTTTCTTGAGAAGATCTCGGCGCTACCGACGCCCTTCGTGCTGGTGAGCGACGAGGTGGGTCTCGGGGTGGTGCCAGAGAACGAGGCGGCCCGGACCTTCAGAGATGCCCTGGGCCTCATCAACCAACGGGCTGCGGCCGTCGCCGAGGAGGTCCACCTCTGCGTGGCCGGGGTCGGGGTCAGGATCAAGTAG
- a CDS encoding adenosylcobinamide-GDP ribazoletransferase, with product MLLAAGFHHSDGVLDAGDALMVHGDSARRRAVLKDGRVGVGGLGALFLVYAPAAAALAALAEVSPIRAALFLVAGEISSRSAMLLMMAFGSPAETTSSSVPFVEHLAGPRRPLALALALLAPLPFILPAGATGVLAILSVLLTAVFGLHVSGRAFGGISGDSIGATGELTRTVLLIVLSATA from the coding sequence GTGCTGCTGGCCGCCGGCTTTCACCACTCCGACGGCGTCCTCGACGCCGGTGACGCGCTCATGGTTCACGGCGATTCCGCGAGGCGTAGGGCCGTCCTGAAAGACGGGAGAGTCGGGGTCGGGGGCCTCGGCGCCCTCTTCCTGGTCTACGCTCCGGCGGCGGCCGCCCTCGCCGCGCTGGCTGAGGTCTCGCCCATCCGCGCCGCGCTCTTCCTGGTCGCCGGGGAGATCTCCTCCCGCTCCGCGATGCTCCTGATGATGGCCTTTGGCAGCCCCGCCGAGACGACCTCCTCTTCAGTCCCCTTCGTCGAGCACCTCGCCGGGCCGCGCAGACCGCTGGCCCTGGCCCTCGCCCTCTTGGCGCCGCTCCCCTTCATCTTGCCCGCGGGTGCGACGGGCGTTCTCGCTATCCTGAGCGTCCTTCTCACCGCTGTCTTCGGCCTCCACGTCTCCGGCCGGGCCTTCGGCGGCATCAGCGGCGATTCAATTGGTGCCACGGGCGAGCTCACCCGGACGGTTCTCCTGATCGTTCTAAGCGCAACGGCGTAG
- a CDS encoding metal-dependent hydrolase, translating to MLGGTRINYLGHAAFRFVTAGGEQILIDPFLTDNPTTPEDLKEAGDVHTILLTHGHFDHMGDTVPIAKETGANVVSNFEIFSYLQGQGVENGQPIQKGGTAEIGGIRVTATNAFHSSSIQTEDGSLIYGGEPMGYVVEFESGFRLYHAGDTSVFGDMQLIGQLYHPDLALLPIGDRLVMGPFEAAHAARLLGVKHVVPIHYSTDVLPFFTGTRRSSGSTSTRSPRRDGSRHAARRRPVELARRLRRLSARGALRAPLSALQPVSSCWPRLFGVGATPLRLERSGEPSG from the coding sequence ATGCTCGGCGGAACCAGGATCAACTACCTCGGCCACGCGGCCTTCAGGTTCGTAACGGCCGGTGGAGAGCAGATCCTTATAGACCCGTTCCTGACGGACAACCCGACGACGCCCGAGGACCTGAAGGAGGCCGGAGACGTCCACACCATCCTGCTCACCCACGGCCACTTCGACCACATGGGCGACACCGTGCCGATAGCTAAAGAGACGGGCGCCAACGTGGTCTCGAACTTCGAGATCTTCTCCTACCTGCAGGGGCAGGGCGTGGAGAACGGCCAGCCCATCCAGAAGGGCGGGACCGCGGAGATAGGCGGTATCAGGGTGACGGCCACGAACGCCTTTCACTCCTCGAGCATCCAGACCGAGGACGGGTCCCTGATCTACGGCGGCGAGCCTATGGGGTACGTGGTCGAGTTCGAGAGCGGCTTCCGCCTCTACCACGCGGGCGACACCTCCGTCTTCGGGGACATGCAGCTTATCGGGCAGCTCTACCACCCGGACCTCGCGCTGCTCCCCATCGGCGACCGGCTCGTGATGGGGCCCTTCGAGGCGGCCCACGCGGCGCGCCTCCTGGGCGTCAAGCACGTGGTGCCGATCCACTACAGCACGGACGTACTCCCCTTCTTCACCGGCACCCGGAGAAGCTCCGGGAGCACCTCGACGAGATCGCCCCGACGTGACGGTTCACGTCATGCAGCCAGGCGACGACCTGTCGAGTTAGCACGCCGCCTGCGGCGGCTTTCAGCACGCGGCGCCCTTCGGGCTCCGCTCTCAGCACTTCAGCCTGTCAGCTCTTGTTGGCCCCGGCTCTTCGGAGTCGGGGCTACGCCGTTGCGCTTAGAACGATCAGGAGAACCGTCCGGGTGA
- a CDS encoding DMT family transporter gives MKVVVLLAVLAGLCVAVQTNLTAVAQRSLGAPVLVAISGLCTSLAALVIALVLAKPDFTGRAVGYAVASGLLGAVIVGAIAIAASQGGVARALSLVIASQLVFGLALDALGVFGGGPDVGILKVVGVALIIAGGVLVVRF, from the coding sequence ATGAAGGTAGTGGTTCTGCTCGCGGTGCTCGCGGGCCTGTGCGTCGCGGTCCAGACCAACCTGACGGCGGTGGCCCAGCGCTCTCTGGGCGCCCCCGTGCTGGTCGCCATCTCCGGCCTGTGCACGAGCCTCGCGGCGCTCGTAATCGCCCTGGTGCTCGCCAAACCCGACTTCACCGGCCGGGCCGTCGGTTACGCGGTCGCCTCCGGCCTACTCGGGGCCGTGATAGTGGGCGCCATAGCCATAGCGGCCTCCCAGGGAGGAGTGGCCAGGGCCCTCTCCCTCGTCATCGCCTCCCAACTCGTCTTCGGCCTGGCCCTCGACGCCCTCGGCGTCTTCGGCGGCGGCCCGGACGTGGGTATCCTCAAGGTCGTCGGTGTGGCCCTGATCATCGCCGGAGGGGTGCTCGTAGTCAGGTTCTAA
- a CDS encoding helix-turn-helix domain-containing protein produces the protein MGGPDERSERRRVDPTDEWEQLALLCRWPEQLAYEEVRPLTLFGASVAQRASETGSAERTLYRKVARFEEEGMESLFDAAGAKRRPLPPIIRRMIVELKAEHPRFSLGEIGTICYVRTGRRPGKHTIERVLAEEPVPLRILRRFEPYHEISEARERRRAVVALHAEGWTVKAIAGYMGINRDTVYTILKRWIEEGEAGL, from the coding sequence ATGGGAGGACCGGATGAGCGGAGCGAGCGGAGAAGGGTAGACCCGACCGACGAATGGGAGCAGCTCGCGCTCCTGTGCAGATGGCCCGAGCAGTTGGCTTACGAGGAGGTCCGCCCGCTGACGCTGTTCGGCGCATCCGTCGCGCAGAGGGCGAGCGAAACCGGCTCGGCCGAGCGAACCCTGTACCGCAAGGTGGCCCGCTTCGAAGAGGAAGGCATGGAGAGCCTCTTCGACGCGGCAGGCGCCAAGCGCCGCCCGCTCCCGCCGATCATAAGGCGGATGATCGTGGAGCTCAAGGCGGAGCACCCACGCTTCAGCCTGGGCGAGATCGGGACGATCTGCTACGTCAGGACGGGCAGGCGGCCCGGAAAGCACACCATCGAGCGCGTCCTCGCAGAGGAACCCGTGCCCTTGCGGATACTCAGGCGCTTCGAGCCCTACCACGAGATCTCGGAGGCGCGGGAGCGCAGGAGGGCGGTGGTCGCGCTGCACGCCGAAGGGTGGACGGTCAAGGCGATCGCGGGCTACATGGGGATCAACCGCGACACCGTTTACACCATACTGAAGCGATGGATCGAGGAAGGAGAGGCCGGGCTGTAA
- a CDS encoding zinc-binding dehydrogenase, with product MLLGAWIRGTTGKKIRILAVQPSNEDVVFMKELIEAGKVTTVIDKTYPLSEVPEAFGYVGEGDARGKVVITV from the coding sequence TTGCTCCTGGGAGCATGGATTAGAGGAACCACGGGCAAGAAAATACGCATCCTGGCGGTTCAACCAAGCAACGAAGATGTAGTTTTTATGAAAGAACTCATTGAGGCCGGCAAGGTCACGACGGTAATCGATAAGACATACCCGCTGAGCGAGGTCCCTGAGGCTTTTGGTTATGTCGGAGAAGGAGACGCTCGAGGAAAGGTCGTCATCACCGTGTGA